One genomic region from Deinococcus planocerae encodes:
- a CDS encoding TolC family protein, with the protein LLGQPVTLPARAAAFGPLPAAPGQPAALEAQITRALATRPEVARAGNDLADAQAQLRAAQLDVRLPDLSASAQYGQLTTGQSGAATRTVGGSLDVKTGVLAGQVSFPLRDPGDLPTGLALTLSADLPVLGGGRRAALTTAEVGVQRAALALDTARGSVDLEVRQRYADLRTALDTLGSQRGALTRARAALATTLGRLAAGLATALDVEAAELSLRQAELAVDTATVNAYLASLRLAQATTDLDPTLLTPPTAPTAPEARP; encoded by the coding sequence CCTGCTCGGCCAGCCCGTGACCCTCCCGGCCCGGGCCGCCGCCTTCGGGCCTCTCCCCGCCGCGCCGGGGCAGCCCGCCGCCCTGGAGGCCCAGATTACCCGCGCCCTCGCCACCCGGCCCGAGGTGGCCCGCGCGGGGAACGACCTCGCGGACGCGCAGGCGCAGCTCCGGGCGGCGCAGCTCGACGTGCGGCTGCCCGACCTCAGCGCGTCGGCGCAGTACGGCCAGCTCACGACCGGCCAGTCGGGCGCCGCCACCCGCACGGTGGGGGGCAGCCTCGACGTGAAGACGGGCGTCCTCGCCGGGCAGGTCAGCTTTCCGCTGCGTGACCCCGGCGACCTCCCGACCGGGCTGGCCCTGACCCTGAGCGCCGACCTGCCCGTCCTCGGCGGCGGGCGGCGCGCGGCCCTGACGACCGCCGAGGTGGGGGTGCAGCGCGCGGCCCTCGCCCTCGACACTGCCCGGGGGAGCGTGGACCTGGAGGTGCGCCAGCGCTACGCGGACCTGCGCACGGCCCTGGACACCCTGGGGAGCCAGCGCGGAGCCCTGACCCGGGCGCGGGCGGCGCTCGCCACCACGCTCGGGAGGCTCGCGGCGGGCCTCGCCACCGCGCTCGACGTGGAGGCCGCCGAGCTCAGCCTCCGGCAGGCCGAACTCGCGGTGGACACCGCCACCGTGAACGCTTACCTCGCCTCGCTGCGGCTCGCCCAGGCGACGACCGACCTCGACCCCACCCTCCTGACCCCCCCCACGGCGCCCACCGCCCCGGAGGCCCGCCCATGA
- a CDS encoding TolC family protein, which translates to MNRVLLALTLTLASPLAAAQTVGLTLEGAVTRALSGGPDVTTARANLQKAQATLRATQADPSSIITTLTQAQQGAAAAEATLAGTKLNVAQNVINQYLAASEAAGRITLNEAQVALDERTLQIARARLAARVATQLDVNRAQTTLNQDRQELADARASLPVLEAQLARTLGLNTGTDLRLAAPPAPPKLSVTLAGLQSGLDKRLPTLVQAAQGTEFAALQVRIADNDYTPARTLQDAQVALANARRDLESAGRAANTQVRDAYRTAQDAAQRVDIARQTLANAQTTLSQAQARLRAGTAAAIDVQQAQVQARQAGFGVTQAQNNLWRALAALSAASGTDVTGLVR; encoded by the coding sequence ATGAACCGTGTCCTGCTCGCCCTGACCCTCACCCTCGCCTCGCCCCTGGCCGCCGCGCAGACGGTGGGCCTCACCCTGGAAGGCGCCGTGACCCGCGCGCTCTCGGGCGGCCCCGACGTGACCACCGCCCGCGCCAACCTGCAAAAGGCCCAGGCCACCCTGCGCGCCACCCAGGCCGACCCCAGCTCGATCATCACCACCCTGACCCAGGCCCAGCAGGGCGCCGCCGCCGCCGAGGCCACCCTGGCGGGCACGAAGCTGAACGTGGCGCAGAACGTGATCAACCAGTACCTCGCCGCCTCCGAGGCCGCCGGGCGGATCACCCTGAACGAGGCGCAGGTCGCCCTCGACGAGCGCACCCTCCAGATCGCCCGCGCCCGTCTGGCGGCCCGGGTCGCCACCCAGCTCGACGTGAACCGGGCGCAGACCACCCTCAACCAGGACCGCCAGGAACTCGCCGACGCCCGCGCGAGCCTGCCCGTGCTCGAAGCCCAGCTCGCCCGCACCCTCGGGCTGAACACCGGCACCGACCTGCGCCTCGCCGCCCCGCCCGCGCCTCCCAAGCTCAGCGTGACGCTCGCCGGGCTCCAGTCGGGGCTGGACAAGCGGCTGCCGACCCTCGTGCAGGCGGCGCAGGGGACGGAGTTCGCGGCCCTTCAGGTCCGTATCGCCGACAACGACTACACCCCGGCCCGGACCCTGCAAGACGCCCAGGTCGCGCTCGCCAACGCCCGGCGGGACCTGGAGAGTGCCGGGCGCGCGGCCAACACGCAGGTCAGAGACGCCTACCGCACGGCCCAGGACGCGGCGCAGCGGGTCGACATCGCCCGGCAGACCCTCGCCAACGCGCAGACCACCCTGTCCCAGGCGCAGGCCCGCCTGAGGGCCGGGACCGCCGCCGCCATCGACGTGCAGCAGGCGCAGGTGCAGGCCCGGCAGGCGGGGTTCGGGGTGACACAGGCGCAGAACAACCTCTGGCGGGCCCTGGCCGCCCTCTCCGCCGCGTCCGGCACCGACGTGACCGGGCTCGTGAGGTGA
- a CDS encoding efflux RND transporter periplasmic adaptor subunit — translation MTPAHSVPPRLARRLALPLTLLLLLAACSPGGQGGADAGSGAARPAATRNDLDAAPAKTTALAVRTVPARAGTLSVQRTASATIRADRDSNVAAQASGTVERVLAQEGDRVGAGQVVVRLDDTQARQALENARLQAQQAQISLEQARTNTGQATASLGAAVQAAEASLEKARQDAASAENLYGLGGISQADLNAARSALAQAESALAQARNNLSQNGRGGQSSLALLQTQLETARAGVRQAQENLTRTAVKAPFAGVIASLAVEVGEFAAQGSPVFRLVDENSVKATFNVSPADAAALQPGTRLNLGYGGTNYVAVVQDASGIAGSDRLVPVTARVQGGGSLPVGGTAQVRYRATLGNGVLVPTGAIQVEGGENAVYVAAQGTARRVPVTVVAESQGRVAVRGVTAGARVIFPVPPSLQDGASIRVGAPAAGAGGQSP, via the coding sequence ATGACCCCAGCCCATTCGGTCCCACCACGCCTCGCCCGCCGTCTCGCGCTGCCCCTGACCCTCCTGTTGCTCCTCGCCGCGTGCTCGCCGGGGGGGCAGGGAGGAGCTGACGCCGGGTCCGGAGCCGCCCGCCCCGCCGCCACCCGCAACGACCTCGACGCCGCGCCCGCCAAGACGACCGCCCTCGCCGTGCGGACGGTCCCGGCGAGGGCGGGCACCCTGAGCGTCCAGCGCACTGCCTCGGCCACCATCCGCGCCGACCGCGACAGCAACGTCGCCGCCCAGGCCAGCGGGACGGTCGAGCGCGTCCTCGCCCAGGAGGGCGACCGGGTGGGGGCCGGGCAGGTCGTCGTGAGGCTCGACGACACCCAGGCGCGGCAGGCCCTGGAGAATGCCCGTCTCCAGGCCCAGCAGGCGCAGATCAGCCTGGAGCAGGCCCGCACGAACACCGGGCAGGCGACGGCCTCCCTGGGGGCCGCCGTGCAGGCCGCCGAGGCGAGTCTGGAAAAGGCCCGGCAGGACGCCGCGAGCGCCGAGAACCTCTACGGCCTGGGCGGGATCAGCCAGGCCGACCTCAACGCCGCGCGCAGTGCGCTCGCGCAAGCGGAAAGCGCCCTCGCCCAGGCCAGGAACAACCTCTCGCAAAATGGGCGGGGCGGGCAGAGCAGCCTCGCCCTGCTCCAGACGCAGCTCGAAACGGCGCGGGCGGGGGTGCGGCAGGCGCAGGAGAACCTGACGCGCACCGCTGTGAAGGCCCCCTTCGCGGGGGTGATCGCCTCGCTCGCGGTGGAGGTCGGGGAGTTCGCCGCGCAGGGGAGCCCGGTCTTCCGGCTGGTGGACGAGAACAGCGTGAAGGCCACCTTCAACGTGAGTCCGGCGGACGCGGCGGCCTTGCAACCCGGCACGCGGCTCAACCTGGGGTACGGCGGCACGAACTACGTGGCCGTCGTGCAAGACGCGAGCGGGATCGCGGGAAGCGACCGCCTCGTGCCGGTGACCGCGCGGGTGCAGGGGGGCGGCAGCCTGCCGGTCGGCGGCACGGCGCAGGTGCGCTACCGCGCCACCCTCGGCAACGGGGTGCTCGTGCCGACCGGGGCGATTCAGGTCGAGGGCGGCGAGAACGCGGTGTACGTCGCCGCGCAAGGGACGGCCCGCCGGGTCCCGGTCACCGTCGTCGCCGAGTCGCAGGGGCGGGTCGCCGTGCGGGGAGTCACGGCGGGCGCCCGCGTGATCTTCCCGGTGCCGCCCAGCCTCCAGGACGGGGCGAGCATCCGGGTGGGGGCCCCGGCAGCCGGGGCGGGGGGGCAGAGCCCATGA